From a region of the Gammaproteobacteria bacterium genome:
- a CDS encoding 5-oxoprolinase subunit PxpA, giving the protein MLMDLNADVGEGCGDDAALMPLLTSASIACGAHAGDAASMRHTVALALQYEVVVGAHVAYPDREHFGRRNLTLSPAKLTAEVLRQLHALGDIARAASTHVRYVKAHGALYNRMAQDEETAAAVIAALRSFDSALPILTLPGSTAETVAHGLGTQVVGEAFADRAYTADGKLVSRDQAGAVITDATTVAQRGTDIACAHRVQSIDGRSVRIHARSLCVHGDTPGAVALARALRTALEQAGVELRAFA; this is encoded by the coding sequence ATGCTCATGGACCTCAACGCCGACGTCGGTGAGGGCTGTGGCGACGATGCCGCACTCATGCCGCTGCTCACCAGCGCGAGCATCGCCTGCGGCGCGCACGCGGGCGATGCCGCAAGCATGCGGCACACTGTGGCCCTGGCGCTGCAGTACGAGGTCGTCGTCGGCGCGCATGTCGCCTATCCCGACCGCGAGCATTTCGGCCGGCGCAATCTCACGCTGTCGCCCGCGAAACTCACTGCCGAAGTTCTGCGCCAGTTGCACGCACTGGGCGACATCGCCCGCGCCGCCAGCACGCATGTGCGCTACGTGAAGGCGCACGGCGCTTTGTACAACCGCATGGCCCAGGATGAAGAAACTGCCGCAGCGGTGATCGCGGCCTTGCGAAGTTTCGACAGTGCACTGCCCATACTCACCTTGCCCGGGAGTACCGCGGAAACCGTGGCGCACGGCCTCGGCACCCAGGTCGTGGGCGAAGCGTTTGCCGACCGTGCCTATACCGCGGACGGCAAATTGGTTTCCCGCGATCAGGCGGGCGCGGTCATCACCGATGCAACAACCGTCGCGCAGCGCGGCACGGACATTGCCTGCGCGCACCGCGTGCAGAGCATTGACGGTCGCAGTGTGCGCATTCACGCGCGTTCGCTGTGTGTGCACGGCGACACGCCGGGCGCGGTGGCGCTGGCGCGTGCGCTGCGCACGGCGCTGGAGCAGGCGGGCGTGGAACTGCGCGCCTTCGCATGA
- the pxpB gene encoding 5-oxoprolinase subunit PxpB, whose amino-acid sequence MNLRFFGDSALLVRLPDSAAAQHLRRVLLAEHIAGLRELVPGYDTLLAEFDPLVLDAEKLAGRLSRLMKRPPRTSRGREHEIEVRYDGADLEEVARLTGLEAIEVIRRHSAPDYRVAFLGFAPGFPYLVGLDPALRVPRLKSPRTRVPAGSVAIAGEFAGIYPQATPGGWRVLGHTDAMLFDALRAEPALLLPGDRLRFRPLP is encoded by the coding sequence ATGAACCTGCGTTTTTTTGGCGACTCCGCGCTGCTGGTCAGGCTTCCGGACAGTGCCGCCGCTCAGCATTTGCGCCGCGTACTGCTGGCGGAACATATCGCAGGCCTGCGCGAGTTGGTGCCTGGCTACGACACGCTGTTGGCAGAATTCGATCCTCTGGTGCTAGACGCGGAAAAACTTGCGGGCCGGCTGTCGAGACTCATGAAACGCCCGCCGCGCACATCGCGAGGGCGCGAACATGAAATCGAAGTGCGTTATGACGGCGCCGATCTCGAAGAGGTTGCACGCCTGACGGGACTGGAGGCCATCGAGGTGATCCGGCGACACAGCGCGCCGGATTACCGCGTGGCCTTTCTCGGTTTTGCTCCCGGCTTCCCCTATCTCGTCGGCCTGGATCCGGCGTTGCGCGTACCGCGGCTGAAATCACCGCGTACGCGCGTGCCCGCGGGCAGTGTCGCCATTGCCGGGGAATTCGCCGGCATCTACCCGCAGGCCACGCCCGGTGGTTGGCGGGTGCTTGGCCACACCGATGCAATGCTGTTCGATGCCTTGCGTGCCGAGCCGGCGCTGCTGCTGCCGGGCGACAGGCTCCGCTTTCGGCCGCTGCCGTGA
- a CDS encoding biotin-dependent carboxyltransferase family protein, which translates to MIAVLEPGRFTSLQDFGRTGFAHLGVPRAGAADTLSLRQGNLLVGNPEYSPALEMTLTGPLLRFEADAVIAFAGGQLDASLDDKPLAMYQSIAVHAGQVLRCGALHTGMRAYLAIAGGFSAPLVLGSAGSDTLAGLGPAILRGGEILPIQTQRLQQGWYWRASPDFGARPVLRVLAGPHSEWFTAGALEEFLGSEYEVRSDSDRSGLRLAGARVARSRQQELHSQGMVSGAVQVPGDGHPIVLLCNHGTIGGYPVIAVVIAADLPRLGQLRPGATLGFQLVSREHAIAELRIVNGDLRTGLVSADQGLLAARSLMTLAKSHPELRAANLQVDGRRVRMRR; encoded by the coding sequence GTGATTGCGGTTCTGGAACCGGGGCGCTTTACCAGCCTGCAGGACTTTGGGCGCACGGGATTTGCGCATCTGGGCGTGCCGCGCGCGGGTGCCGCCGATACGCTCAGCCTGCGCCAGGGGAATCTGCTGGTGGGCAATCCCGAATATTCTCCGGCGCTGGAAATGACACTGACCGGACCGCTGTTGCGTTTCGAGGCGGACGCAGTCATTGCGTTTGCCGGCGGCCAACTGGATGCGAGTCTGGACGACAAGCCGCTGGCCATGTATCAAAGTATCGCGGTGCATGCCGGCCAGGTTTTGCGCTGCGGTGCGCTGCACACCGGCATGCGCGCCTACCTGGCCATAGCCGGAGGATTTTCCGCGCCGCTGGTTTTGGGCAGTGCGGGTAGCGACACGCTCGCCGGTCTGGGGCCGGCCATACTGCGGGGCGGCGAGATTTTGCCCATTCAGACGCAGCGTCTGCAGCAGGGCTGGTACTGGCGTGCATCGCCGGATTTCGGCGCACGCCCAGTCCTGCGGGTTCTGGCCGGACCGCATTCCGAATGGTTCACCGCCGGCGCACTCGAAGAATTTCTCGGCTCGGAGTACGAGGTACGCAGCGACAGCGACCGCAGTGGATTGCGGCTTGCGGGAGCACGTGTGGCGCGCAGCCGCCAGCAGGAACTGCATTCGCAGGGCATGGTAAGCGGAGCGGTGCAGGTGCCGGGCGACGGTCATCCCATTGTTTTGCTGTGCAATCATGGCACTATCGGCGGCTATCCCGTAATTGCCGTGGTGATCGCGGCCGACCTGCCGCGTCTCGGTCAGTTGCGACCCGGCGCCACACTTGGTTTTCAACTGGTGAGTCGTGAACACGCCATTGCCGAGTTGCGTATCGTCAACGGGGATTTGCGCACTGGCCTGGTTTCCGCGGACCAAGGCCTGCTGGCGGCACGCAGTCTGATGACGCTCGCCAAGTCGCATCCCGAACTGCGCGCCGCCAACCTGCAGGTGGACGGCCGGCGCGTGCGCATGCGCCGCTGA
- a CDS encoding C40 family peptidase — MRVQPRIVVITGLLTAALAACAPWPERPSAQATYASPEAARAREIVQLANRELGAPYVYGGDTPRGFDCSGLVYYVFRHAGIAVPRTANQQLYASHPVSLRDLQPGDLVFFQIVGNIQMHVGIYVGNGVFVHAPETGQPVSYARLDDRYWKSRFVGGGRF, encoded by the coding sequence ATGCGTGTTCAACCACGGATCGTTGTGATTACCGGCCTGCTTACGGCTGCACTCGCGGCTTGTGCGCCCTGGCCGGAGCGGCCGTCCGCGCAGGCAACGTATGCATCCCCCGAAGCCGCGCGTGCGCGGGAAATCGTACAGCTCGCGAACCGCGAACTCGGCGCGCCGTATGTGTACGGCGGCGATACGCCGCGTGGCTTCGACTGCAGTGGGTTGGTGTATTACGTGTTCCGGCATGCGGGCATCGCGGTGCCGCGCACCGCCAACCAGCAGTTGTACGCCTCGCATCCGGTGAGCCTGCGGGATTTGCAGCCCGGCGATCTGGTGTTTTTCCAGATCGTCGGCAATATCCAGATGCACGTCGGCATCTACGTCGGCAACGGCGTGTTCGTGCATGCGCCGGAAACCGGCCAACCGGTGTCTTATGCCCGGCTGGATGATCGCTACTGGAAATCGCGTTTCGTCGGCGGCGGGCGGTTTTGA